One Vigna unguiculata cultivar IT97K-499-35 chromosome 7, ASM411807v1, whole genome shotgun sequence genomic region harbors:
- the LOC114192507 gene encoding uncharacterized protein LOC114192507 isoform X7, whose product MNTKTMRLPPRRVLTPTNKRKERDDPFDRPKPIPAPPTTKILKPDRPVDPITATSKAVFVEPKPSNQLLAGYLAHEFLTKGTLLGQPWAPPKGKSTEDGGEEAEPTAAPPPYQRTEQERER is encoded by the exons ATGAATACCAAAACGATGCGTCTCCCCCCACGTCGTGTGTTGACACCTACCAATAAGCGCAAAGAGAGAGATGACCCATTTGACAGGCCCAAGCCCATACCCGCACCACCCACCACCAAAATACTCAAGCCAGATAGGCCCGTCGACCCGATCACCGCCACCAGCAAAGCCGTCTTCGTGGAGCCCAAGCCCTCCAACCAACTCTTAGCGGGCTACCTGGCCCACGAGTTCCTCACCAAAGGCACCCTACTGGGTCAGCCCTGGGCCCCACCAAAAGGAAAGTCGACGGAGGACGGCGGCGAAGAAGCAGAGCCTACGGCGGCGCCGCCGCCGTACCAGCGGACGGAGCAGGAGCGGGAAAG ATAA